From one Sporohalobacter salinus genomic stretch:
- the glgP gene encoding alpha-glucan family phosphorylase: MKFYGKLSVVPKLPLKIKGLKKIAYNLWWTWNPEARELFKMIDPEIWQKVNRNPIKLLSTVEYEHLKKLSTEYNFAVKYNLVMDKFNNYLQEENTWFRNNYNVAEDKSEVMAYFSTEFGFHKSLPIYSGGLGVLAGDHCKAVSDLGLPFVGIGLLYRQGYFKQKINNEGWQEELYPDLTFGELPLTLVKDETGKELRVSVNLAGREVVLRVWEVKVGRVSVYLLDSDVEVNNKQDRNLTLRLYGGDDETRISQEIILGVGGTRALYKMGYSPILWHMNEGHSVYLELERIRDLMKEEELEFKEAIEVVSADTVFTTHTPVPAGNESFPVDLKEKYFGDYWEEIGLNKKEFMNLGRINEEDNQFCLTVLGLKLSRFKNGVSKLHGQVSSEMWEGLWSDIPADENPITYITNGVHTLTWLAPEWVKLFDEYLTDDWRDRINHREVWEGVKDIPDDKFWQAHHKLKAKMIDFIREKDLERKSRYENGFSDSNLLSYDALTIGFARRFATYKRANLIFKDLERLSEICNKEGKEVQLIFAGKAHPADVPGKQLIKEIHEIAESEQFKGKVVLLEDYDMNLARYLVQGVDVWLNNPRRPLEASGTSGQKVAVNGGLNFSVLDGWWCEGYNGKNGWAIGRKERLKYRSDEEQDLIDSKSLYKALEEEIVPTYYNFNKNIYSSEWVYLMKEAMISNGPEYSTDRMVQEYTKRLYLPAIKQGIQIRKNGYQKAKKLANWKEKLQNNWHQIEIFSQNKGEQGSFNAKDTIQLTAQVKLGNLTSDDVQVEVCLAIENNLEELKIIPMDLEKELEDGIFRYSTEIKLQETGTYRYTFRVVPDESKLINKHELGLVKWIE; encoded by the coding sequence ATGAAATTTTATGGAAAGTTGTCTGTAGTACCTAAATTACCGTTAAAGATTAAAGGATTAAAGAAAATAGCTTATAATTTATGGTGGACTTGGAATCCAGAAGCACGAGAGCTATTTAAAATGATTGATCCAGAAATATGGCAGAAAGTTAATAGAAATCCTATTAAACTTTTATCTACTGTTGAATATGAACATTTAAAGAAATTAAGTACTGAATATAACTTTGCTGTTAAATATAATCTTGTTATGGATAAGTTTAATAATTATTTACAGGAAGAGAATACGTGGTTTAGAAATAATTATAATGTGGCAGAAGATAAAAGTGAGGTAATGGCTTACTTTTCTACTGAGTTTGGGTTTCATAAGTCACTACCAATTTATTCTGGTGGTTTAGGTGTGTTGGCTGGTGATCATTGTAAAGCAGTTAGTGATTTAGGATTGCCCTTTGTAGGAATAGGCCTTCTTTATCGTCAAGGATACTTTAAACAAAAAATTAATAATGAAGGTTGGCAAGAAGAATTGTATCCTGATTTAACTTTTGGTGAATTGCCATTAACTCTTGTAAAAGATGAAACAGGAAAAGAGTTAAGAGTGAGTGTAAATCTCGCGGGAAGAGAAGTAGTGCTTAGAGTATGGGAAGTTAAAGTAGGTAGAGTTTCGGTTTATCTTTTAGATAGCGATGTAGAAGTTAATAATAAACAGGATAGAAATTTAACTCTGCGTTTATATGGTGGGGATGATGAAACAAGAATTTCTCAGGAAATTATTTTAGGAGTAGGCGGAACGCGAGCTTTATATAAAATGGGATATTCTCCTATTCTTTGGCATATGAATGAAGGACATTCAGTTTACCTGGAACTTGAAAGAATTAGAGATTTAATGAAAGAAGAAGAATTAGAATTTAAAGAGGCTATAGAGGTAGTATCGGCTGATACAGTATTCACGACTCATACTCCAGTTCCAGCCGGAAATGAAAGCTTTCCAGTTGATCTAAAAGAAAAATATTTTGGGGATTACTGGGAAGAGATAGGATTAAATAAAAAAGAATTTATGAATCTAGGTCGAATCAATGAAGAAGATAATCAGTTTTGTTTAACTGTTTTAGGTTTAAAGTTGTCGCGATTTAAAAATGGGGTTAGCAAATTACATGGTCAGGTATCTAGTGAAATGTGGGAGGGCTTATGGAGTGATATTCCGGCTGATGAAAATCCTATTACTTATATAACTAATGGAGTCCATACCTTAACGTGGCTGGCACCAGAATGGGTGAAATTATTTGATGAATATCTTACTGATGATTGGAGAGATAGAATAAATCATAGAGAAGTTTGGGAAGGAGTTAAAGATATTCCTGATGATAAATTTTGGCAAGCCCATCACAAGTTGAAAGCAAAAATGATTGATTTTATTAGAGAAAAAGATTTAGAAAGAAAGAGTAGATATGAAAATGGTTTTTCAGATAGCAACTTATTATCTTATGATGCACTTACTATCGGTTTTGCTCGAAGATTTGCTACCTATAAACGGGCTAATTTGATTTTTAAGGATCTAGAAAGGTTAAGTGAAATTTGTAATAAAGAAGGAAAAGAAGTGCAGCTGATTTTTGCTGGTAAGGCTCATCCAGCTGATGTTCCTGGTAAGCAATTAATTAAGGAAATTCATGAAATTGCTGAAAGTGAGCAATTTAAAGGAAAAGTAGTTCTTTTAGAAGATTATGATATGAATTTAGCGAGATATTTGGTTCAAGGAGTTGATGTTTGGCTTAATAATCCTCGTAGACCCTTGGAAGCTAGCGGAACGAGCGGTCAAAAAGTAGCAGTAAATGGTGGGTTGAATTTTAGTGTTCTAGATGGCTGGTGGTGTGAAGGATATAACGGCAAAAATGGCTGGGCTATTGGTCGTAAAGAAAGGTTAAAGTATAGAAGTGATGAGGAACAAGATTTAATTGACAGTAAGTCTTTATATAAAGCTTTAGAGGAGGAAATAGTACCTACTTACTATAACTTCAATAAAAATATTTATTCTTCAGAATGGGTCTATTTGATGAAAGAAGCAATGATTTCTAATGGTCCTGAATATAGTACTGATAGGATGGTTCAGGAGTATACAAAACGATTATATCTCCCGGCTATCAAGCAAGGTATTCAGATTAGAAAAAATGGCTATCAAAAAGCGAAAAAGTTAGCTAATTGGAAAGAGAAGCTGCAGAATAACTGGCATCAGATAGAAATTTTTTCTCAAAACAAAGGAGAACAGGGGAGTTTTAATGCCAAAGATACTATCCAGTTAACAGCTCAGGTAAAATTAGGTAACTTAACTTCTGATGATGTGCAGGTAGAAGTTTGTTTAGCTATTGAAAATAATTTAGAAGAATTAAAAATAATTCCTATGGATTTAGAAAAAGAATTAGAAGATGGTATATTCAGGTATTCAACAGAAATC